From Strix uralensis isolate ZFMK-TIS-50842 chromosome 1, bStrUra1, whole genome shotgun sequence, a single genomic window includes:
- the DERL1 gene encoding derlin-1 isoform X2: protein MSDLGDWFRSIPLITRYWFAGSIAVPLIGKLGLVSPVYLFLWPDAFINRFQIWRPITATFFFPVGPGTGFLYLVNLYFLYQYSSRLETGAFDGRPADYMFMLLFNWICIVITGLAMDMQLLMIPLIMSVLYVWAQLNRDMIVSFWFGTRFKACYLPWVILGFNYIIGGSTDCREGLEGKVEQPVDVLALKVGPSKEVVAKC from the exons ATGTCGGACCTGGGAGACTGGTTCCGGAGCATCCCGCTGATCACCCGCTACTGGTTCGCCGGCTCCATCGCGGTGCCGCTTATCGGCAAGCTGGGCCTCGTCAGCCCCgtctacctcttcctctggcccGACGCCTTTATCAACCGCTTCCAG ATCTGGCGGCCGATAACTGCAACTTTCTTCTTCCCAGTGGGACCGGGAACGGGATTTCTCTACTTGgtgaatttgtatttcttgtaTCAATATTCATCACGATTAGAAACAG GGGCTTTTGATGGAAGGCCAGCAGATTACATGTTCATGCTCCTGTTTAACTGGATCTGCATTGTC ATAACTGGCTTGGCAATGGACATGCAG CTGCTGATGATTCCGCTCATCATGTCAGTACTTTATGTGTGGGCCCAGCTGAACAGAGACATGATTGTATCGTTTTGGTTTGGAACAAGATTTAAG GCCTGTTACCTTCCATGGGTTATTCTGGGATTCAACTACATCATTGGTGGATC tACAGACTGTAGAGAAGGCTTGGAAGGGAAGGTGGAACAACCTGTTGATGTGTTGGCACTGAAGGTTGGCCCTTCTAAAGAAGTGGTTGCAAAGTGCTGA
- the DERL1 gene encoding derlin-1 isoform X1 has protein sequence MSDLGDWFRSIPLITRYWFAGSIAVPLIGKLGLVSPVYLFLWPDAFINRFQIWRPITATFFFPVGPGTGFLYLVNLYFLYQYSSRLETGAFDGRPADYMFMLLFNWICIVITGLAMDMQLLMIPLIMSVLYVWAQLNRDMIVSFWFGTRFKACYLPWVILGFNYIIGGSVINELIGNLVGHLYFFLMFKYPMDLGGRNFLSTPQFLYRWLPNRRGGVSGFGVPPASMRRAAEDQQGGGRHNWGQGFRLGDQ, from the exons ATGTCGGACCTGGGAGACTGGTTCCGGAGCATCCCGCTGATCACCCGCTACTGGTTCGCCGGCTCCATCGCGGTGCCGCTTATCGGCAAGCTGGGCCTCGTCAGCCCCgtctacctcttcctctggcccGACGCCTTTATCAACCGCTTCCAG ATCTGGCGGCCGATAACTGCAACTTTCTTCTTCCCAGTGGGACCGGGAACGGGATTTCTCTACTTGgtgaatttgtatttcttgtaTCAATATTCATCACGATTAGAAACAG GGGCTTTTGATGGAAGGCCAGCAGATTACATGTTCATGCTCCTGTTTAACTGGATCTGCATTGTC ATAACTGGCTTGGCAATGGACATGCAG CTGCTGATGATTCCGCTCATCATGTCAGTACTTTATGTGTGGGCCCAGCTGAACAGAGACATGATTGTATCGTTTTGGTTTGGAACAAGATTTAAG GCCTGTTACCTTCCATGGGTTATTCTGGGATTCAACTACATCATTGGTGGATC AGTCATCAATGAGCTGATAGGAAATCTGGTTGGACACCTGTATTTCTTCTTAATGTTTAAATATCCAATGGATTTGGGAGGAAGAAATTTTCTGTCCACTCCTCAATTCCT GTATCGCTGGCTGCCAAATAGGAGAGGAGGAGTGTCAGGGTTTGGTGTCCCACCCGCTAGCAtgagaagagctgcagaagatcAGCAGGGTGGTGGAAGACACAACTGGGGCCAAGGTTTCCGGCTAGGTGACCAGTGA